From the genome of Spirosomataceae bacterium TFI 002, one region includes:
- a CDS encoding ATP-dependent RNA helicase DeaD encodes MESFKGLGVESSFIKALEEMKVIKPSEIQQKAIPYLLANKGDLIGQAPTGTGKTIAFGLPLLHLVTEKKKGIQALVLAPTRELCQQIAKQLFKMTKYGPKIFAEAIYGGEKIDLQIANLKRPTQIVVATPGRLLDLIERGAIDLSEVRTLVLDEADEMLSMGFKEELDRVMTTIHKDSAKWLFSATIPLALQSLITKYMNPGLQRIEVSKNVEINNKIEHQFFICEQDQKFNYLFEFLKSQGAAKGIVFCRTRADTEVLARKLIGKHVSADALHGDLGQRDRDKVMRAFIKGRIKVLVATDISARGIDVDDLAYVIHYQLPEQIESYTHRSGRTARAGKRGISICFVDRNELKVIHQIEKTLKIKFTKI; translated from the coding sequence GTGGAGAGTTTTAAGGGATTAGGAGTTGAAAGCTCGTTTATAAAAGCTTTGGAAGAAATGAAGGTGATAAAACCATCTGAAATTCAGCAAAAAGCTATTCCATACTTATTGGCAAATAAGGGAGATTTGATAGGTCAAGCTCCCACGGGAACTGGTAAAACTATTGCCTTCGGTCTGCCATTATTACATTTAGTAACCGAAAAAAAGAAAGGAATTCAAGCCCTTGTATTAGCTCCAACAAGAGAACTTTGTCAGCAAATTGCCAAGCAATTATTCAAAATGACTAAGTATGGGCCTAAAATTTTCGCTGAAGCCATTTACGGTGGAGAGAAAATAGATCTTCAGATAGCAAACCTAAAGCGTCCAACACAAATTGTAGTGGCTACTCCGGGCAGATTATTGGACTTGATAGAAAGAGGTGCTATTGACCTAAGTGAGGTTAGAACTTTGGTACTTGATGAAGCCGATGAAATGCTAAGCATGGGTTTCAAAGAAGAATTAGATCGAGTAATGACTACAATCCATAAGGATAGTGCAAAGTGGTTGTTTTCTGCTACAATTCCTTTGGCATTGCAAAGCTTGATTACCAAATATATGAATCCTGGCTTACAGCGAATAGAAGTAAGTAAGAATGTAGAAATCAATAATAAAATTGAGCACCAATTCTTTATCTGTGAGCAAGATCAAAAATTTAATTACTTATTCGAATTTTTGAAATCTCAAGGTGCAGCTAAAGGAATCGTATTTTGCCGAACTAGGGCAGATACAGAAGTATTGGCAAGAAAACTTATTGGTAAACACGTTTCCGCCGATGCTTTGCATGGAGATCTTGGTCAAAGAGACAGAGATAAGGTCATGAGGGCATTTATCAAAGGAAGAATCAAAGTGCTAGTTGCTACAGATATTTCCGCTAGGGGTATTGATGTAGATGACTTGGCTTATGTAATTCATTATCAACTTCCAGAGCAAATTGAATCTTATACGCACCGAAGCGGTAGAACTGCAAGAGCTGGTAAGAGAGGTATTTCAATTTGCTTTGTAGACAGAAATGAATTGAAAGTCATTCACCAAATAGAAAAAACACTGAAAATCAAGTTTACTAAGATTTAA
- a CDS encoding Arylsulfatase A — protein MLFNHMKIKLLALLLLSLLSFKTIKKDRPPNILFIAVDDLRPELGCFGNEIIKSPNIDKLATTGHLFKNHYVAVPTCGASRHALLTGLYPRTKRHLRNSITAEVLTNSAEKENPETFIHQLKRNGYYTVGIGKITHNPDGHVYGYTESPDNTPLELPYSWHEMLLDDAKWGSGHNAFFGYANGTNRNTLKKQVKPYEMLEVADDAYPDGLTADLTISKLKELKDRDEPFFLGVGFFKPHLPFNAPKKYWDLYNESDITLSPNPFVSKNTSRADLHSMGEFNQYELGDEKAAIGTPLSDEYARKLRHGYYACVSYVDAQIGKVIKELEAQGLAENTIIVLWGDHGWHLGDHTIWGKHTIYDRAVHSPLIIKIPNDQSGTKQNIVSTMDIYPTLMDYCGLKMPYESDGISLRAVMENKSSKNWRNTAYSYFNNGISMRTDKYRITKYFRNEAPQIELFDHTRDPNETENVAKKYPEVVKKLMPLLNKGDFGIYQ, from the coding sequence ATGCTATTCAACCATATGAAAATAAAATTACTTGCCCTGCTTTTGCTGTCTCTGCTGAGTTTCAAGACAATAAAAAAGGACAGACCTCCCAATATTCTATTCATTGCTGTGGATGACCTGAGACCTGAATTAGGTTGTTTTGGCAATGAGATAATTAAAAGTCCCAACATAGATAAGCTAGCAACTACGGGGCATTTATTTAAAAATCACTACGTAGCTGTGCCTACCTGCGGAGCATCAAGACATGCTTTATTAACAGGTTTATATCCCAGAACAAAAAGACACCTAAGAAACAGTATTACAGCAGAAGTTCTTACAAACTCGGCTGAAAAAGAAAACCCTGAAACCTTTATACACCAACTTAAACGAAACGGTTATTACACTGTTGGAATTGGTAAAATCACCCATAATCCGGATGGTCATGTATATGGGTATACCGAAAGTCCAGATAATACGCCTTTAGAATTACCATATAGTTGGCATGAAATGCTACTCGATGATGCCAAATGGGGATCTGGACATAATGCATTCTTTGGTTATGCAAATGGCACAAACAGAAACACACTAAAGAAACAAGTAAAACCATATGAAATGCTTGAGGTTGCCGACGACGCCTATCCTGACGGCCTTACTGCTGACTTAACAATTTCAAAACTCAAAGAGCTTAAAGACAGAGACGAACCCTTCTTTCTAGGAGTTGGCTTCTTTAAGCCACATTTACCATTCAATGCTCCTAAAAAATATTGGGACCTTTACAATGAGTCTGATATCACTTTAAGCCCTAATCCTTTTGTTTCCAAAAATACAAGTCGGGCTGACTTACACTCAATGGGAGAATTTAACCAATATGAACTTGGAGATGAAAAAGCAGCTATAGGCACTCCCCTCTCCGATGAATATGCTAGAAAACTAAGACATGGTTATTATGCTTGCGTGTCATATGTAGATGCCCAAATAGGAAAGGTCATAAAGGAATTAGAAGCTCAAGGACTAGCAGAAAACACCATTATTGTCCTTTGGGGTGATCATGGCTGGCATTTGGGAGACCACACTATTTGGGGCAAACATACCATTTACGATAGAGCTGTTCACAGTCCACTTATTATAAAGATTCCTAATGACCAAAGTGGTACAAAACAAAATATCGTGAGTACAATGGACATATACCCCACATTAATGGACTATTGCGGATTAAAAATGCCTTATGAATCAGATGGAATTAGTTTGAGAGCGGTCATGGAAAACAAATCATCCAAGAATTGGAGAAATACAGCCTACAGCTATTTCAATAATGGTATTAGCATGAGAACTGATAAATACCGTATCACTAAGTACTTCCGCAATGAAGCTCCGCAAATCGAGCTTTTTGATCATACACGAGATCCCAACGAAACAGAAAACGTTGCCAAAAAA